AACAATTGGAAAATTTCAGCAAAAAAGCTCCGGCAAAAGCATTACAGTCTTTAACTGAAAAATTAAAAATTTCTCCTAAAATCTATTATGTAAAAGATTTAGAGCCTTTAACTAAAGAACAATGGCGAAAAACTTCTAAAAAGGAAGACAACCAACTGGTAATAATGCTTTTTGTTGACGGGAAAAAAGGAACCGAACAAAATTTTAAAGACACCTATCATATTGCCATGCCCCAATTTCGCAGCGAGCCCGGCGTAGTAACGTATCAGCTTTCTGAAATTGAAGGAGATGAAACACAATTTGTAACCTATGAAAAATTCAGAAGCAACGATGCTTTTCAGTATCACCTCAACTTTCCTCCTATTAAACCTGTAATAGAATATTTGGAAACGAGTATCAAAAAACCGCCTTTTCAAAACGGAATTCATAACCTAATAG
The sequence above is a segment of the Flavobacterium sp. genome. Coding sequences within it:
- a CDS encoding antibiotic biosynthesis monooxygenase — encoded protein: MKTTAYKSISKKALAVAACTFSLITGNTNAQNSYRIKTGNVTKITSKLTQYEVNEQNTTEVRKALTDYVTASISSKDNIMAEAFYEQDKTNVLWLIERWNGKQQLENFSKKAPAKALQSLTEKLKISPKIYYVKDLEPLTKEQWRKTSKKEDNQLVIMLFVDGKKGTEQNFKDTYHIAMPQFRSEPGVVTYQLSEIEGDETQFVTYEKFRSNDAFQYHLNFPPIKPVIEYLETSIKKPPFQNGIHNLIEFAPLTRE